The bacterium genome includes a region encoding these proteins:
- a CDS encoding DNA methyltransferase: MKILCQDCDSGMADLPANSIDLIFTDPPYVKDLYREAYALLGTHAPRLLKPSGFLITYAPQYHLHEIMQILGKRLEWYWICMQINRRESILVHQKNAIAKHKPIVIYQKAPKKPNKRIFVDVIAGMKQKRYHPWEQSIHDALHLLSRFAAPGDVVLDPFMGSGTTILAGNLLGLECIAPILAEEANPRLDEAAKHADLAVKEYDIALARLLEAMERA, from the coding sequence ATGAAGATCCTCTGCCAGGACTGCGATAGCGGCATGGCCGATCTCCCCGCGAACTCCATCGACCTCATCTTCACCGACCCCCCCTACGTCAAGGACCTCTACCGCGAGGCCTATGCGCTCCTCGGCACGCACGCGCCACGCCTGCTCAAACCGAGCGGCTTCCTCATCACGTATGCCCCGCAGTACCACCTCCACGAGATCATGCAGATCCTCGGCAAGAGGCTCGAATGGTACTGGATCTGCATGCAGATCAACCGGCGGGAGAGCATCCTCGTGCACCAGAAGAACGCGATCGCCAAGCACAAGCCCATCGTCATCTACCAGAAAGCCCCGAAGAAACCGAACAAGCGCATCTTCGTCGACGTCATCGCGGGCATGAAGCAGAAGCGCTACCACCCCTGGGAGCAGTCCATCCACGACGCCCTGCACCTGCTCTCGCGGTTCGCCGCTCCGGGCGACGTGGTCCTCGATCCCTTCATGGGATCGGGCACCACCATTCTCGCGGGCAACCTCCTCGGCCTCGAGTGCATCGCACCCATCCTCGCGGAGGAGGCGAATCCCCGCCTCGATGAGGCCGCGAAGCATGCCGATCTGGCCGTGAAAGAGTACGATATCGCGCTCGCCCGGCTCCTTGAGGCGATGGAGCGGGCATGA
- the terL gene encoding phage terminase large subunit, which produces MAATLREIKPQKGPQEAFLSCPADIIIFGGSAGGGKTFGLLLDALRHVHTCKGYGAVIFRRETPQITNEGGLLDESRELYASQGGILRESPKIDWTFPPFGNQIHFDHLQYEKTCIGFDGAQICYIGFDQLEHFTEYQFFYMISRNRSTCGIRPCIRATANPDADSWLAKFIGWWIDQETGYPLEDRAGTIRWFVRDGNQIVWADTRDELEERYQRAPKSVTFIPSLLSDNPILERINPEYRANLQALSFVEQERLLKGNWKIRAIAGNVFRRDWFEVVDCAPEARNIVRFWDMAATKKKKNGKDPDWTAGVKMAEAGGLYYVLDLVRLQGNPGEVEKKRKTVTAQDGPTVRVREEQEGGASGKTVIYLAARDQFKGADYMGVPASGSKEARATPAARAAFNFLIYLVRAPWNDVFLAEVEAFPDGPHDDVVDAFAGAFNELAGNRRTPLPDNFRQDDAPELPTIGGGFADTDDIEEYL; this is translated from the coding sequence ATGGCCGCGACACTCCGAGAAATTAAACCGCAGAAGGGGCCGCAAGAAGCGTTTCTCTCATGTCCAGCGGATATTATCATTTTTGGAGGCAGTGCAGGAGGAGGAAAGACGTTCGGACTCCTCCTCGACGCGCTTCGCCACGTTCACACGTGCAAAGGCTACGGCGCGGTGATCTTTCGGAGAGAAACCCCGCAAATCACGAACGAAGGCGGACTTCTCGATGAATCCCGCGAACTCTATGCCTCCCAGGGAGGCATCCTTCGGGAGTCGCCGAAGATCGACTGGACCTTCCCGCCCTTCGGGAACCAGATCCATTTCGACCACCTGCAATACGAGAAAACGTGCATCGGCTTCGATGGAGCGCAGATCTGCTATATCGGCTTCGATCAACTGGAGCATTTCACGGAATACCAGTTCTTCTACATGATTTCTCGTAACCGCTCGACGTGCGGCATCCGTCCCTGCATCCGGGCCACCGCCAACCCCGACGCGGACTCTTGGCTTGCGAAATTCATCGGTTGGTGGATCGATCAGGAGACCGGCTACCCTCTCGAGGACCGGGCGGGGACGATCCGCTGGTTCGTCCGGGACGGCAACCAGATCGTCTGGGCCGACACGAGGGACGAGCTCGAGGAGCGCTACCAGCGGGCCCCGAAGAGCGTTACCTTCATCCCCTCGCTGCTTTCGGATAACCCGATTCTCGAACGCATCAATCCCGAATACCGAGCCAACCTCCAGGCGCTCTCCTTCGTCGAGCAGGAACGGCTCCTCAAGGGGAATTGGAAGATCCGCGCCATCGCGGGCAACGTCTTTCGAAGGGACTGGTTCGAGGTCGTTGATTGCGCTCCAGAGGCTCGAAACATCGTCCGATTCTGGGACATGGCCGCGACCAAGAAGAAGAAGAATGGCAAGGATCCCGACTGGACCGCGGGCGTCAAGATGGCCGAGGCGGGGGGTCTCTACTACGTGCTGGACCTCGTGCGCCTGCAGGGCAATCCCGGCGAGGTAGAGAAGAAGCGGAAAACCGTCACCGCCCAGGACGGTCCGACGGTCCGGGTCCGGGAGGAGCAGGAGGGCGGGGCGAGCGGCAAGACCGTCATCTACCTCGCGGCCCGCGATCAGTTCAAGGGCGCGGACTACATGGGCGTGCCCGCAAGCGGCTCCAAGGAGGCACGGGCTACGCCTGCCGCCCGGGCCGCCTTCAACTTTCTCATCTACCTCGTGCGGGCGCCCTGGAACGACGTCTTCCTCGCAGAGGTCGAGGCCTTCCCGGACGGTCCGCACGACGACGTCGTGGATGCCTTCGCGGGGGCCTTCAACGAACTCGCGGGGAATCGACGGACACCGCTGCCCGACAACTTCCGCCAGGACGATGCGCCTGAATTACCGACCATCGGCGGGGGATTCGCCGACACCGACGATATCGAGGAGTACCTGTAA
- a CDS encoding DNA methyltransferase, whose product MSGRNGNKDWSASYGDVNWDESGQSDTLYRGFITQAVELALESNAAWYCWHASRRQALLEAIWNEHGAFVHEQIIWAKDRPVLTRSWYMWQHEPCFFGWIKGNKPPRVATDYPATVWTIPTIKPGTKTRHPTSKPVEVFAIPMQQHTREGEICYEPFCGSGSQIVAGEQLGRRVFAIEIEPRYCEVICQRWEALTGRVREVQHG is encoded by the coding sequence ATGAGCGGCAGGAATGGTAACAAGGACTGGTCGGCCTCGTATGGCGATGTCAACTGGGACGAGTCGGGGCAGTCCGATACCCTCTATCGGGGCTTCATCACGCAGGCCGTCGAGCTCGCGCTCGAATCGAACGCCGCCTGGTACTGCTGGCATGCCTCGCGCCGGCAGGCTCTCCTCGAGGCGATCTGGAACGAGCACGGCGCCTTCGTGCATGAGCAGATCATCTGGGCCAAGGATCGGCCCGTGCTAACGAGGTCTTGGTACATGTGGCAGCACGAGCCCTGTTTCTTCGGCTGGATCAAGGGCAACAAACCTCCTCGCGTAGCCACGGACTATCCCGCGACCGTCTGGACCATCCCGACGATAAAACCCGGCACCAAGACCCGCCACCCCACATCGAAACCCGTCGAGGTCTTCGCGATTCCCATGCAGCAGCATACGAGAGAGGGAGAGATCTGTTACGAACCCTTCTGCGGATCGGGAAGCCAGATCGTCGCGGGCGAGCAGCTGGGTCGCCGGGTGTTCGCGATCGAGATCGAGCCCCGTTACTGCGAGGTCATCTGCCAGCGCTGGGAAGCCCTGACGGGACGGGTCCGCGAGGTGCAGCATGGCTAA